A window of the Azospirillum formosense genome harbors these coding sequences:
- a CDS encoding branched-chain amino acid ABC transporter permease, with the protein MFDLLGVPPQVLFGQLLLGLINGSFYALLSLGLAVIFGMLNVINFAHGALYMIGAFVAWLLLTKLGLGYWWALGLSPLIVGLLGVVLEKTMLSRLYKLDHLYGLLLTFGLALIMEGAFRHFYGVSGQPYPIPDALKGGQNLGFMFLPNYRGWVVVASLIVCFGTWFAIERTRLGAYLRAATENPVLVQAFGINVPVMITATYGFGVALAGLAGVLAAPIYQVSPLMGSNLIIVVFAVVVIGGMGSILGAIVTGLGLGLLEGLTKVFYPEASNIVVFVVMAIVLLIKPAGLFGRER; encoded by the coding sequence ATGTTCGACTTGCTGGGGGTGCCGCCCCAGGTCCTGTTCGGCCAGCTTCTGCTCGGCCTCATCAACGGGTCCTTCTACGCGCTGCTCAGCCTTGGGCTGGCGGTCATCTTCGGCATGCTGAACGTCATCAACTTCGCCCACGGCGCGCTCTACATGATCGGCGCCTTCGTGGCGTGGCTGCTGCTGACGAAGCTCGGCCTCGGCTACTGGTGGGCGCTGGGCCTGTCGCCGCTGATCGTCGGATTGCTGGGCGTGGTGCTCGAAAAAACCATGCTGTCGCGCCTCTACAAGCTCGACCATCTCTACGGGCTGCTGCTGACCTTCGGCCTCGCCCTGATCATGGAAGGCGCCTTCCGCCACTTCTACGGCGTGTCGGGCCAGCCTTATCCGATCCCGGACGCGCTCAAGGGCGGCCAGAACCTGGGCTTCATGTTCCTGCCCAACTACCGCGGCTGGGTCGTCGTCGCCTCCCTGATCGTCTGCTTCGGGACGTGGTTCGCCATCGAGCGGACGCGGCTCGGCGCCTACCTGCGCGCCGCCACCGAGAATCCGGTGCTGGTCCAGGCCTTCGGCATCAACGTGCCGGTGATGATCACCGCCACCTACGGCTTCGGTGTCGCTCTGGCCGGGCTGGCCGGCGTGCTCGCGGCGCCGATCTACCAGGTGTCGCCGCTGATGGGCTCCAACCTGATCATCGTCGTCTTCGCCGTGGTGGTGATCGGCGGCATGGGCTCCATCCTCGGCGCCATCGTCACCGGCCTGGGGCTGGGGCTGCTGGAGGGCCTGACCAAGGTCTTCTACCCCGAAGCCTCCAACATCGTGGTGTTCGTCGTGATGGCGATCGTCCTTCTCATCAAGCCCGCGGGCCTCTTCGGACGGGAGCGCTGA
- a CDS encoding branched-chain amino acid ABC transporter permease: protein MAAQIKTTDTQTTTIALRRPGQDSTRNAIILGIGLLIALAAPYVLYPVFVMKVLCFALFACAFNLLIGFAGLLSFGHAAFFGGAAYITAHSAKVWGLGPEVSILLGMGFSALLGLAFGALAIRRQGIYFAMITLALSQMVFFMALQLKFTGGEDGIQAVPRGHLFGVIDLNNSLSMYYFVLAVFLVGFAVVWRAVHSPFGQVLKAIRENEPRAVSLGYRTERYKLLAFVLSASLAGLAGGTKALVFQLASLTDVTWQMSGEVVLMTLLGGMGTLLGPVVGAAIVVTLESYLAATSMPVPVVIGAIFVVCVLVFRRGIVGELQARFGRR from the coding sequence ATGGCCGCCCAAATCAAGACGACCGACACCCAGACGACGACCATCGCGCTGCGCCGTCCGGGGCAGGACAGCACCCGCAACGCCATCATCCTCGGCATCGGGCTGCTGATCGCTCTGGCCGCGCCCTACGTGCTGTACCCCGTCTTCGTGATGAAGGTGCTGTGCTTCGCGCTGTTCGCCTGCGCCTTCAACCTGCTGATCGGTTTCGCCGGGCTGCTGAGCTTCGGCCACGCCGCCTTCTTCGGCGGGGCCGCCTACATCACCGCCCATTCCGCCAAGGTCTGGGGGCTGGGGCCGGAGGTCAGCATCCTGCTCGGCATGGGCTTCTCCGCGCTGCTCGGCCTCGCCTTCGGCGCGCTGGCGATCCGCCGCCAGGGCATCTACTTCGCCATGATCACGCTGGCGCTGTCGCAGATGGTCTTCTTCATGGCGCTGCAGCTCAAGTTCACCGGCGGCGAGGACGGCATCCAGGCGGTGCCGCGCGGGCATCTGTTCGGGGTGATCGACCTCAACAACTCGCTGTCCATGTACTACTTCGTGCTGGCGGTGTTCCTGGTCGGCTTCGCGGTGGTCTGGCGCGCGGTGCATTCGCCCTTCGGCCAGGTGCTGAAGGCGATCCGCGAGAACGAGCCGCGCGCCGTGTCGCTCGGCTACCGGACGGAGCGCTACAAGCTGCTGGCCTTCGTGCTGTCGGCGAGCCTCGCCGGGCTGGCCGGCGGGACCAAGGCGCTGGTCTTCCAGCTCGCCTCGCTGACCGACGTGACGTGGCAGATGTCCGGCGAGGTGGTGCTGATGACGCTGCTCGGCGGCATGGGCACGCTGCTCGGCCCGGTGGTGGGGGCGGCCATCGTCGTCACGCTGGAAAGCTATCTGGCCGCCACCAGCATGCCCGTTCCGGTGGTCATCGGCGCCATCTTCGTGGTCTGCGTGCTGGTCTTCCGCCGTGGTATCGTGGGCGAACTCCAGGCCCGCTTCGGCCGCCGCTGA
- a CDS encoding ABC transporter substrate-binding protein has translation MLKPLLCGTALLALTAGAAHAQVSNNVIKIGVMNDRSGIYADLAGEGSAIAARLAAEEFGGKIAGAPIEIVVADHQNKADIAANTAREWIDAGNVDVIADVPNSAAALAVQGITKDKKRIFLMSGPGSTDLSGKSCSPYGFQWTYDNYAMAAGTARALVEQGKKNWYFITADYAFGHSLEDETSKMVKQLDGKVAGNVRHPLGNADFSSYLLQAQASKADVIGLANAGGDATNAVKQASEFGITQSGQSLAGLLLFISDVNALGLPAAQGLLLTTGFYWDMDDQTREWTKKFEAKAGRKPTMVQAGVYSAVRHYLKAVEAVGSDDPDKVAAKMRETPVADMFTKNGKIAANGRMFHDMYLAQVKTPAESKAPWDYYKIVKTIPAEQAFLDPAKSGCPLVK, from the coding sequence TGATGAACGACCGGTCCGGCATCTACGCCGACCTCGCCGGCGAAGGCTCGGCCATCGCCGCCCGTCTGGCGGCCGAGGAGTTCGGCGGCAAGATCGCCGGCGCGCCGATCGAGATCGTCGTCGCCGACCACCAGAACAAGGCCGACATCGCCGCCAACACGGCGCGCGAGTGGATCGACGCCGGCAACGTGGACGTCATCGCCGACGTGCCGAACTCCGCCGCCGCGCTGGCCGTCCAGGGCATCACCAAGGACAAGAAGCGCATCTTCCTGATGTCCGGCCCGGGTTCGACCGACCTCAGCGGCAAGTCCTGCAGCCCCTACGGCTTCCAGTGGACCTACGACAACTACGCCATGGCCGCCGGCACGGCCCGCGCGCTGGTCGAGCAGGGCAAGAAGAACTGGTACTTCATCACCGCGGACTACGCCTTCGGCCACTCGCTGGAGGATGAGACCTCCAAGATGGTCAAGCAGCTCGACGGCAAGGTCGCCGGCAACGTCCGTCATCCGCTGGGCAACGCCGACTTCTCGTCCTACCTGCTGCAGGCCCAGGCCTCCAAGGCCGACGTGATCGGCCTCGCCAACGCGGGCGGCGACGCCACCAACGCCGTCAAGCAGGCGTCGGAGTTCGGCATCACCCAGTCGGGCCAGAGCCTCGCCGGCCTACTGCTGTTCATCAGCGACGTGAACGCGCTTGGCCTCCCGGCCGCGCAGGGCCTGCTGCTGACCACCGGCTTCTACTGGGACATGGACGACCAGACCCGCGAGTGGACGAAGAAGTTCGAGGCCAAGGCCGGCCGCAAGCCGACCATGGTCCAGGCCGGCGTCTATTCCGCCGTCCGCCACTATCTGAAGGCGGTCGAGGCCGTCGGTTCCGACGATCCGGACAAGGTCGCCGCCAAGATGCGCGAGACCCCGGTCGCCGACATGTTCACCAAGAACGGCAAGATCGCCGCGAACGGCCGCATGTTCCACGACATGTACCTGGCCCAGGTGAAGACCCCGGCCGAGTCCAAGGCCCCCTGGGACTACTACAAGATCGTGAAGACGATCCCGGCCGAGCAGGCGTTCCTCGATCCGGCCAAGAGCGGTTGCCCGCTGGTGAAGTAA